A stretch of Rhododendron vialii isolate Sample 1 chromosome 4a, ASM3025357v1 DNA encodes these proteins:
- the LOC131324770 gene encoding cell number regulator 8-like: protein MANLEESSPLLSTHLPSDDDKKPTKPTSAPPPAATPTKQSPPDGPAYGWTADGLPLGHGSVVGEPMRRAQWDSSLLACLGRNDEFCSSDLEVCLLGSVAPCVLYGGNVERLGSAPGTFANHCLPYCALYTIGQAFLQSNSLAPCFSYPNRTAIRQKFNLEGGCEALDRSCGCCGSFVEDDVQREHCESVCDFATHVFCHPCALCQEGRELRRRLPHPGFKAQPILVMVPPRDQTMGRGKA, encoded by the exons ATGGCGAATCTCGAAGAATCAAGTCCCCTCCTATCTACCCACCTGCCCTCGGACGATGACAAGAAACCCACCAAGCCAACTTCTGCCCCTCCGCCTGCTGCAACGCCGACAAAGCAATCTCCTCCAGATGGACCCGCCTACGGCTGGACGGCCGATGGGCTGCCACTGGGGCACGGAAGCGTGGTCGGTGAGCCCATGCGCCGCGCTCAGTGGGACTCCAGCCTCCTCGCTTGCCTCGGACGCAACGATGAGTTCTGTAGCAGCGATCTCGAAGTTT GCCTCCTTGGAAGTGTGGCCCCATGTGTGCTTTATGGAGGCAATGTCGAGAGGCTTGGCTCTGCTCCCGGGACTTTTGCAAATCACTGCCTGCCTTACTGTGCTCTATACACGATTGGTCAGGCCTTTTTGCAATCAAACTCCCTTGCACCCTGCTTCTCATATCCCAACCGTACTGCCATCCGTCAGAAGTTCAATCTTGAG GGAGGCTGCGAGGCACTTGACAGGTCATGCGGATGCTGTGGTAGCTTTGTTGAGGATGATGTGCAGCGTGAGCATTGTGAATCTGTTTGCGACTTTGCAACCCATGTCTTCTGCCACCCGTGCGCACTTTGCCAGGAGGGCCGTGAGCTCCGCCGTAGGCTTCCTCATCCTGGGTTTAAGGCACAACCCATCTTGGTCATGGTCCCGCCCAGAGACCAAACCATGGGCCGTGGCAAGGCCTGA
- the LOC131324771 gene encoding DNA-binding protein S1FA, with product MDDYEAEFADHSPPSFTHRAENVIKDPQGFNPGLIVLLLVGGLLLTFLVGNYVLYVYAQKTLPPKKKKPVSKKKMKKERLKQGVSAPGE from the exons ATGGACGACTACGAAGCCGAGTTTGCCGATCACTCTCCTCCTTCGTTCACCCATCGCGCG GAAAATGTGATCAAGGATCCTCAAGGGTTCAACCCGGGTCTGATAGTCTTGCTCCTTGTTGGTGGCCTACTATTGACGTTCCTGGTTGGAAATTATGTACTTTATGTGTATGCACAAAAGACCCTTCctccaaagaagaagaagccagtctcgaagaagaagatgaagaaggagAGGCTGAAGCAAGGTGTTTCTGCACCCGGAGAATAG
- the LOC131323898 gene encoding PKS-NRPS hybrid synthetase cheA-like yields MDVEKHVTDVVVTEQKSQQEVDTSTLGSYVGPSTIPISTCPSYDYTEHFTTEMESVFLSDEALVDWIRCTGKQHGFIIVIKGSEKCIKNRTPRMRFSCERRGKYRPFVKKVDGKEVAVKKRVRSTGTKKCECPFELKAVKGNDGWTVSVHNGTHNHPPTVYLKGHSYAGRLSAEQTSTVVDLSVALVKPKEILTHLKVQDPETVTSIKTVYNVRQKYRVIEKAGKSQMQHLLDRLEKYHYVHWTRGNETENVTELFWSPPSIGEMLRAFPHVLMMDCTYKTNKYKFTLLQIVGVISTEMTFCAAFAFMECEKTENYTWVLEKLKGMMDPNVLPSVIVTDRELALMNAITHVFPQATNLPCRWHIGKNVLAKCRKMFDDKRWEEFICSWGLVVLSSSVAQYEERLCVLKRNFEMVPAALEYVEKNWLVPYKERFVGAWTDKVMHFGNLTSNRAESSHSKLKNHLENSQCNFDTIWEKIYRLMLLQVTEVKASFEKSLNSVQHDFRTTLFDRLRGVVSSNAMTLVLAASHQVEWFVESKRQCECTLRHTHGLPCAHEIAPYKMTNIPLPIELIYNHWKRLSLLAPQNEGSMEETLLAHFDCFYNKFLNEDQFDVKLNYVKKMQELAHLKTSTLLEPKVNAQPRGRKSTKEKNAAKEQNWTHKDPSKFEHVMASLQTPKPVKEKPWCNLKGKAKVSAQLFICPFINQFPEAIRPYIESVKDVEYDGNCGFRAVSGFMKDDVHEWLMVRSDLLKELKTHLHIYEQVVGGTQRARELLHILSWYESPAPQEHWMTMPDMDHIIASAYNCVVVHLSNVQCLTFLPLQLKPLPSMKRKVITIGFVDGGHFVHVFLKKGSPMPPIACNWKKYRLSIAKNWDAAHVVAIQKFNEIIGVDVATKEVIHVN; encoded by the exons ATGGATGTTGAGAAACATGTCACAGATGTTGTAGTGACGGAGCAAAAATCGCAGCAAGAG GTTGACACTTCAACACTTGGTAGTTATGTAGGGCCATCGACTATACCTATTTCAACTTGTCCTTCATACGATTATACGGAGCATTTTACAACGGAGATGGAAAGT GTTTTTCTATCCGATGAAGCGTTAGTAGATTGGATAAGATGCACTGGTAAACAACACGGGTTTATCATTGTGATTAAGGGTTCCGAGAAATGTATTAAGAATCGCACACCTAGGATGAGATTTTCATGTGAAAGGAGAGGTAAGTATAGGCCGTTTGTGAAGAAAGTTGATGGGAAGGAGGTAGCTGTGAAGAAGAGAGTACGGTCCACGGGCACCAAAAAATGTGAATgcccatttgaattgaaagctgTAAAGGGCAATGATGGTTGGACTGTCTCTGTCCACAATGGCACCCATAACCATCCTCCAACGGTATACTTGAAGGGCCATTCGTATGCTGGGAGGTTGTCGGCAGAGCAGACTAGCACGGTGGTTGATTTGTCAGTCGCTTTGGTGAAACCCAAAGAAATCCTAACCCATTTGAAGGTTCAAGATCCTGAGACCGTAACGTCTATCAAAACCGTGTACAATGTACGACAAAAGTATCGAGTGATAGAGAAAGCTGGAAAATCTCAAATGCAACATTTGTTGGATCGGCTAGAAAAGTACCACTACGTTCATTGGACCCGTGGGAACGAGACTGAGAATGTCACGGAGTTGTTTTGGTCTCCTCCATCTATCGGGGAGATGTTACGTGCTTTTCCCCACGTTTTAATGATGGATTGCACATATAAGACGAATAAGTACAAGTTTACTTTGCTTCAAATTGTTGGTGTAATATCGACGGAGATGACTTTTTGTGCAGCATTTGCTTTCATGGAGTGTGAAAAAACGGAAAACTACACTTGGGTCTTGGAGAAGCTAAAAGGCATGATGGATCCCAACGTGCTTCCGTCCGTTATTGTCACAGATAGAGAGTTGGCGCTTATGAATGCCATCACACATGTTTTCCCTCAAGCTACCAACCTCCCATGTAGGTGGCATATTGGCAAGAACGTATTAGCCAAGTGTAGAAAGATGTTTGATGACAAGAGGTGGGAGGAGTTTATTTGCAGTTGGGGCCTAGTCGTCCTTTCATCGAGTGTTGCACAGTATGAAGAGCGCCTTTGTGTTTTGAAGCGTAATTTTGAAATGGTTCCTGCAGCACTTGAGTACGTCGAGAAAAATTGGTTGGTACCCTACAAAGAGAGGTTTGTAGGAGCTTGGACGGACAAAGTCATGCATTTCGGAAACCTAACAAGTAACAG GGCGGAGAGTTCACATTCGaagctaaaaaatcatcttgaaaACTCGCAATGCAATTTTGATACTATATGGGAGAAGATTTACAGATTGATGTTGTTACAAGTTACTGAAGTCAAAGCTTCGTTTGAGAAGAGCCTTAATTCTGTGCAACATGATTTTAGGACAACTCTATTTGATAGGCTAAGGGGAGTTGTTTCGTCAAATGCCATGACACTTGTTTTAGCGGCATCCCATCAAGTCGAATGGTTTGTGGAATCGAAGCGTCAGTGCGAGTGTACTTTGAGGCACACTCATGGTTTACCTTGCGCTCATGAGATTGCTCCTTACAAGATGACAAATATCCCTCTACCGATTGAGTTAATCTACAACCATTGGAAGAGACTTTCTTTGCTTGCACCCCAGAATGAGGGTTCGATGGAGGAGACGCTTTTGGCTCACTTTGATTGTTTTTACAACAAGTTCTTGAATGAAGATCAATTTGATGTAAAGCTAAATTATGTTAAGAAAATGCAAGAGCTTGCTCATCTGAAAACTAGTACTCTCCTTGAACCCAAAGTGAATGCACAACCACGCGGTCGGAAGTcaacgaaagaaaaaaatgcagccAAAGAACAAAATTGGACGCATAAGGATCCCTCGAAATTTGAGCATGTTATGGCATCCCTTCAAACCCCTAAGCCCGTCAAAGAGAAACCGTGGTGTAATCTGAAAGGGAAAGCAAAAGTTTCAGCACAACTTTTTATATGCCCCTTCATCAATCAGTTCCCAGAAGCAATAAGACCTTACATAGAATCGGTCAAGGATGTTGAATATGATGGGAATTGTGGGTTTCGAGCAGTGTCGGGCTTCATGAAAGACGATGTTCATGAGTGGTTAATGGTAAGAAGTGATTTGCTGAAAGAGTTGAAAACACATTTACACATTTACGAACAAGTGGTAGGGGGGACGCAGAGGGCTAGGGAATTACTCCACATTTTGTCATGGTATGAAAGTCCGGCGCCCCAGGAACATTGGATGACAATGCCAGACATGGATCACATCATAGCATCTGCTTATAATTGTGTCGTTGTCCATTTATCAAATGTTCAATGTCTTACATTCCTCCCCCTCCAATTGAAGCCTTTACCCTCCATGAAACGAAAGGTTATTACTATCGGGTTTGTTGACGGCGGACACTTTGTACAT GTATTCCTTAAAAAAGGTTCCCCTATGCCGCCAATAGCTTGCAATTGGAAAAAATATCGTCTTTCTATTGCTAAAAATTGGGATGCAGCACATGTTGTAGCCATTCAGAAGTTCAACGAAATCatcggcgttgacgtagcaacAAAGGAGGTCATCCATGTCAATTAG
- the LOC131324767 gene encoding MLO-like protein 3 isoform X2, which translates to MLPCRKQAETPATTVENVEHLVVGLARTFLPTGEIYNRTIWKVPHRRLDDDDGQAADDGGGATTGSCGEGKASLVSEEGLHQLHIFIFVLAVMQIVYSVLTMGLGRAKMRSWKAWEEETQTTEYQVENDPNRFRFTRQTTFGRRHMTHCTDSSLHLWIKCFFRQFFHSVAKVDYLTLRHGFIAAHLSARHNNFNFQKYIQRSLEEDFKVVVSISPFMWFLVVILMLVDVRGWNVFLWLSYAPLLVVLVLGTKLQVVVARMALQLQNQNSVIIGAPVVQPHDDLFWFGRPMFVLTLLHLTLFVNAFELAFFIWVTIQFGFNSCYHEHTAIIITRIVLAVSVQVLCSYITLPLYALVTQMGSQFKSKVLEEQTSRILKQWHAEVRRKRRQQERQYSFVSPRTSLSTDWSLRNSPIDFSSHRRPLAMPTDQSTSNRGEITEE; encoded by the exons ATGCTTCCGTGCCGAAAGCAGGCTGAGACTCCGGCCACCACGGTAGAGAATGTGGAGCACTTGGTTGTTGGCCTCGCCCGTACATTTTTACCGACCGGTGAAATATACAATAGAACCATATGGAAAGTGCCACACCGGCGATTGGACGATGATGATGGGCAAGCTGcggatgatggtggtggagccACCACCGGTTCTTGTGGTGAA GGGAAGGCTTCTTTAGTGTCAGAAGAAGGGCTTCACCAGCTTCACATTTTCATCTTTGTGCTAGCGGTTATGCAGATTGTTTATAGTGTACTCACCATGGGTTTGGGCAGGGCCAAG ATGAGGAGTTGGAAAGCTTGGGAGGAAGAAACTCAGACCACTGAGTACCAAGTTGAAAATG ATCCAAATCGATTCAGATTCACAAGGCAAACAACATTTGGGAGAAGGCACATGACCCATTGTACAGATTCATCACTTCACTTGTGGATT AAATGTTTTTTCAGGCAATTCTTTCATTCAGTAGCAAAGGTTGATTACCTTACCTTAAGACACGGTTTTATCGCG GCTCATTTGTCAGCAAGGCATAACAACTTCAATTTCCAAAAGTACATACAGAGATCCTTAGAGGAAGATTTTAAAGTGGTAGTCAGCATCAG CCCTTTTATGTGGTTTTTGGTCGTTATCTTGATGCTTGTGGATGTTCGCG GTTGGAATGTTTTTCTTTGGTTATCTTATGCCCCGCTGTTG GTAGTGCTTGTGCTGGGAACAAAATTGCAAGTAGTTGTTGCGAGAATGGCTCTTCAACTTCAAAATCAGAATAGCGTGATCATCGGAGCTCCAGTCGTCCAACCGCATGATGATCTCTTCTGGTTTGGCCGGCCGATGTTCGTTCTCACTCTTCTTCATTTGACTCTTTTTGTG AATGCGTTCGAGCTAGCATTCTTCATTTGGGTAACA ATACAATTTGGGTTTAATTCTTGTTACCATGAGCACACAGCGATCATTATCACCAGAATCGTGTTAGC GGTGTCTGTTCAAGTCCTTTGCAGCTACATTACACTTCCTCTCTACGCGCTTGTGACACAG ATGGGATCGCAATTCAAAAGTAAGGTCCTGGAAGAACAAACGTCCAGAATTTTAAAGCAATGGCACGCGGAAGTGAGGCGGAAGAGGAGACAACAAGAACGGCAGTATTCTTTCGTTTCTCCAAGGACTTCCTTATCGACAGACTGGAGCCTCAGAAATAGTCCCATTGATTTCTCATCTCATCGTCGCCCCCTAGCGATGCCAACAGATCAAAGCACCAGTAACAGGGGTGAGATAACTGAAGAATAA
- the LOC131324767 gene encoding MLO-like protein 3 isoform X1, whose translation MAGGDTPGRSLEYTPTWALAIVCFVIISVSFLIEHSIQVLTNWLKRHRKTALYDAVDRLKSELMLLGFMSLLLAVTQVPISDICIPSRLADIMLPCRKQAETPATTVENVEHLVVGLARTFLPTGEIYNRTIWKVPHRRLDDDDGQAADDGGGATTGSCGEGKASLVSEEGLHQLHIFIFVLAVMQIVYSVLTMGLGRAKMRSWKAWEEETQTTEYQVENDPNRFRFTRQTTFGRRHMTHCTDSSLHLWIKCFFRQFFHSVAKVDYLTLRHGFIAAHLSARHNNFNFQKYIQRSLEEDFKVVVSISPFMWFLVVILMLVDVRGWNVFLWLSYAPLLVVLVLGTKLQVVVARMALQLQNQNSVIIGAPVVQPHDDLFWFGRPMFVLTLLHLTLFVNAFELAFFIWVTIQFGFNSCYHEHTAIIITRIVLAVSVQVLCSYITLPLYALVTQMGSQFKSKVLEEQTSRILKQWHAEVRRKRRQQERQYSFVSPRTSLSTDWSLRNSPIDFSSHRRPLAMPTDQSTSNRGEITEE comes from the exons ATGGCGGGCGGAGATACACCCGGACGGTCTCTCGAGTACACTCCGACGTGGGCCCTTGCCATCGTCTGCTTCGTCATCATCTCCGTTTCCTTCCTTATAGAGCACTCTATCCAAGTCCTCACCAAC TGGCTTAAAAGACACCGGAAAACTGCCTTGTATGATGCTGTGGACAGGCTTAAATCTG AGCTTATGTTGCTAGGGTTCATGTCACTTCTATTAGCAGTAACACAAGTGCCCATCTCCGACATCTGCATACCTAGCAGGCTAGCTGACATCATGCTTCCGTGCCGAAAGCAGGCTGAGACTCCGGCCACCACGGTAGAGAATGTGGAGCACTTGGTTGTTGGCCTCGCCCGTACATTTTTACCGACCGGTGAAATATACAATAGAACCATATGGAAAGTGCCACACCGGCGATTGGACGATGATGATGGGCAAGCTGcggatgatggtggtggagccACCACCGGTTCTTGTGGTGAA GGGAAGGCTTCTTTAGTGTCAGAAGAAGGGCTTCACCAGCTTCACATTTTCATCTTTGTGCTAGCGGTTATGCAGATTGTTTATAGTGTACTCACCATGGGTTTGGGCAGGGCCAAG ATGAGGAGTTGGAAAGCTTGGGAGGAAGAAACTCAGACCACTGAGTACCAAGTTGAAAATG ATCCAAATCGATTCAGATTCACAAGGCAAACAACATTTGGGAGAAGGCACATGACCCATTGTACAGATTCATCACTTCACTTGTGGATT AAATGTTTTTTCAGGCAATTCTTTCATTCAGTAGCAAAGGTTGATTACCTTACCTTAAGACACGGTTTTATCGCG GCTCATTTGTCAGCAAGGCATAACAACTTCAATTTCCAAAAGTACATACAGAGATCCTTAGAGGAAGATTTTAAAGTGGTAGTCAGCATCAG CCCTTTTATGTGGTTTTTGGTCGTTATCTTGATGCTTGTGGATGTTCGCG GTTGGAATGTTTTTCTTTGGTTATCTTATGCCCCGCTGTTG GTAGTGCTTGTGCTGGGAACAAAATTGCAAGTAGTTGTTGCGAGAATGGCTCTTCAACTTCAAAATCAGAATAGCGTGATCATCGGAGCTCCAGTCGTCCAACCGCATGATGATCTCTTCTGGTTTGGCCGGCCGATGTTCGTTCTCACTCTTCTTCATTTGACTCTTTTTGTG AATGCGTTCGAGCTAGCATTCTTCATTTGGGTAACA ATACAATTTGGGTTTAATTCTTGTTACCATGAGCACACAGCGATCATTATCACCAGAATCGTGTTAGC GGTGTCTGTTCAAGTCCTTTGCAGCTACATTACACTTCCTCTCTACGCGCTTGTGACACAG ATGGGATCGCAATTCAAAAGTAAGGTCCTGGAAGAACAAACGTCCAGAATTTTAAAGCAATGGCACGCGGAAGTGAGGCGGAAGAGGAGACAACAAGAACGGCAGTATTCTTTCGTTTCTCCAAGGACTTCCTTATCGACAGACTGGAGCCTCAGAAATAGTCCCATTGATTTCTCATCTCATCGTCGCCCCCTAGCGATGCCAACAGATCAAAGCACCAGTAACAGGGGTGAGATAACTGAAGAATAA